The Daucus carota subsp. sativus chromosome 2, DH1 v3.0, whole genome shotgun sequence genome includes a window with the following:
- the LOC108205824 gene encoding binding partner of ACD11 1 isoform X1, with protein sequence MALRFSLRLLVLLYSIFSLALHASTAVAHNDPIIQTMEQFSGYPPIQDPPVANSEETQQNQIRIVQVSNLSLWASTRSITLFFSSCGEVESVEMQSSLSEQSQIAFVTFKHSLGADCAIMLSGTKLLDLTVIITLAPSREIQNTASFPHLATEDRAATYGADSYLTKTKNVFSSMVEKGYVLGKAVAVGTSDKVQQVDQNLQVSQKVKSAVAKSAVFGSEYVSIGASWVTVTFDSIAKAAAEVSQHAKEKVAIAEEEQRRKRTAEEDQGRKTM encoded by the exons ATGGCTTTGAGATTCTCTCTCAGGCTCCTTGTACTTCTGTATTCCATCTTCAGTTTGGCCCTGCATGCAAGCACAGCCGTAGCTCACAATGATCCAATAATCCAGACTATGGAGCAGTTCTCTGGGTATCCACCGATTCAAGACCCGCCTGTTGCAAACTCAGAAGAAACTCAACAAAACCAG ATCAGAATTGTTCAAGTCAGTAATCTTTCCTTATGGGCCTCAACAAGATCCATCACATTGTTCTTTTCCTCTTGTGGTGAAGTTGAGTCTGTGGAGATGCAAAG CAGTCTGTCTGAGCAGTCTCAGATAGCTTTCGTGACCTTTAAACACTCACTTGGAGCAGACTGTGCCATTATGCTTTCG GGCACAAAGCTACTTGACCTGACTGTAATTATCACTCTGGCTCCCAGTCGGGAGATTCAGAACACTGCTTCATTTCCACATCTG GCCACAGAAGACAGAGCTGCAACATATGGAGCTGACTCTTATCTCACCAAAACCAAAAATGTATTTAGTAGCATGGTTGAAAAGGGTTATGTTCTAGGTAAAGCAGTAGCTGTTGGAACTTCTGACAAAGTTCAACAAGTGGATCAAAACCTTCAAGTCTCCCAGAAAGTTAAATCAGCAGTTGCCAAATCTGCTGTATTTGGTAGCGAGTATGTATCCATAGGGGCTTCATGGGTGACGGTCACATTTGATTCAATTGCCAAGGCTGCTGCAGAGGTTAGCCAACATGCTAAGGAGAAGGTGGCAATTGCGGAAGAGGAACAGAGAAGAAAAAGGACTGCTGAAGAGGATCAGGGAAGGAAAACTATGTAG
- the LOC108206770 gene encoding uncharacterized protein LOC108206770 isoform X4 has product MHRQSLGSPNSKLHTNGVLIAPNDIIELTADDLKTKHQLSSQLVAGDDDEELRKSQKPQKSPEKLIHIIPMLIIFCFLILYLTSHDPSQGVNNLKGFKRNSKPVEISSEIDDLRGVSAIEKSGVLAVRSLQEEEIYEMKRSRINRKLGDF; this is encoded by the exons ATGCACCGACAATCGCTAGGCTCACCAAACTCAAAGCTCCACACTAATGGAGTCCTCATCGCACCTAATGATATAATCGAACTCACCGCAGATGACCTCAAAACAAAGCACCAGCTATCTTCTCAGCTCGTCGCCGGTGACGACGACGAAGAGCTCCGCAAGTCACAGAAGCCACAGAAATCACCTGAAAAGCTTATCCATATCATCCCGATGCTCATCATCTTCTGCTTCCTCATCCTCTATCTTACTTCTCACGATCCTTCTCAAG GTGTTAATAATTTGAAAGGCTTCAAACGGAATTCAAAGCCCGTAG AAATATCGTCGGAGATTGATGATTTGAGAGGAGTGTCGGCGATTGAGAAAAGCGGCGTTTTGGCGGTTCGGAGCTTGCAGGAGGAGGAGATTTATGAGATGAAACGCAGCCGAATTAATCGGAAACTCGGTGATTTCTA G
- the LOC108206770 gene encoding uncharacterized protein LOC108206770 isoform X2, translating into MHRQSLGSPNSKLHTNGVLIAPNDIIELTADDLKTKHQLSSQLVAGDDDEELRKSQKPQKSPEKLIHIIPMLIIFCFLILYLTSHDPSQEISSEIDDLRGVSAIEKSGVLAVRSLQEEEIYEMKRSRINRKLGDFYCLILKDEFVEEAERVEKRRISLDVALMIGVQLCTIRPLLPPRLPAVN; encoded by the exons ATGCACCGACAATCGCTAGGCTCACCAAACTCAAAGCTCCACACTAATGGAGTCCTCATCGCACCTAATGATATAATCGAACTCACCGCAGATGACCTCAAAACAAAGCACCAGCTATCTTCTCAGCTCGTCGCCGGTGACGACGACGAAGAGCTCCGCAAGTCACAGAAGCCACAGAAATCACCTGAAAAGCTTATCCATATCATCCCGATGCTCATCATCTTCTGCTTCCTCATCCTCTATCTTACTTCTCACGATCCTTCTCAAG AAATATCGTCGGAGATTGATGATTTGAGAGGAGTGTCGGCGATTGAGAAAAGCGGCGTTTTGGCGGTTCGGAGCTTGCAGGAGGAGGAGATTTATGAGATGAAACGCAGCCGAATTAATCGGAAACTCGGTGATTTCTA TTGTTTAATTTTAAAGGATGAATTTGTAGAAGAGGCCGAGAGGGTGGAGAAGCGCCGGATTTCATTAGATGTGGCATTGATGATTGGAGTCCAGCTGTGTACTATCCGACCGTTACTGCCACCCAGACTGCCAGCTGTAAATTAG
- the LOC108210063 gene encoding heat shock factor protein HSF8 isoform X2, with protein MGFRKVDPDRWEFANEGFLRGQKHLLRTIVRRKPTHGQSQQPQPPHGQSSSVGACVEVGTFGIEEEVERLKRDKNVLMQELVRLRQQQQTTDNQLQAMVKRLHGMEQRQQQMMSFLAKAVNSPGFLSQFVQQQNESTKRLTEGNKKRRIKPDDGQIVKYQPNVIEAAKALLSQIAKSEVTPRLETFDCSSNSVIPSDMSSALTALDHGSSPTHSSGGTLSKLPPISAHSYVSSDSGVIPSGPSTSISDIKPVTSDALITAQLPDVSSLIGAHELPSVSLPSNDINILDISKFEEMISGSTASNPTGSNGAFLDPASLDADQTMPLDLDALSPDLGIDWDSSYFDEMQALNSVEPSWEQFLEQTMLNEDGEAMDSTLEGPAQENKVKPSDGEWSKAQMRSLTEQMDHLSSNSKKA; from the exons ATG GGTTTTAGGAAGGTTGATCCAGACCGCTGGGAGTTTGCCAATGAAGGATTTTTAAGAGGCCAAAAGCATTTGCTTAGGACTATAGTCCGACGGAAACCAACTCATGGCCAAAGCCAGCAACCACAACCACCACATGGACAGAGCTCATCAGTAGGGGCATGTGTTGAAGTGGGAACATTTGGCATTGAGGAAGAGGTTGAAAGGCTAAAAAGGGACAAGAACGTCCTTATGCAAGAGCTTGTCCGGCTGAGACAGCAACAGCAGACCACTGACAATCAATTACAAGCAATGGTGAAGCGCCTTCATGGGATGGAGCAAAGGCAACAGCAGATGATGTCGTTCCTGGCAAAGGCCGTGAATAGCCCTGGCTTTTTGTCACAATTTGTGCAGCAGCAAAATGAGAGCACCAAGCGCTTAACGGAAGGCAACAAGAAACGGAGAATTAAGCCTGATGATGGGCAGATTGTCAAGTACCAGCCTAATGTGATTGAAGCTGCAAAAGCATTGCTCAGTCAGATAGCAAAATCAGAGGTAACTCCTAGGCTGGAGACCTTTGACTGTAGCTCAAATAGTGTTATCCCTAGTGATATGTCTTCAGCATTGACTGCATTAGACCATGGAAGTTCTCCAACTCATAGCTCAGGAGGGACTCTTTCCAAATTGCCACCAATTTCTGCTCATTCCTACGTCTCATCGGATTCGGGGGTTATTCCTAGTGGTCCTTCAACCTCCATTTCTGATATAAAGCCAGTAACTTCGGATGCGCTTATCACCGCACAACTTCCTGATGTCAGCTCACTAATTGGAGCACATGAGTTACCGTCTGTGAGTCTTCCTTCCAATGACATCAATATCCTGGATATCTCCAAGTTTGAAGAAATGATTTCAGGAAGCACTGCCAGTAATCCTACTGGTAGTAATGGTGCATTTCTAGATCCAGCATCATTGGATGCAGATCAAACCATGCCCCTTGACCTTGATGCTCTCTCTCCTGATCTAGGTATCGACTGGGATAGCTCTTACTTTGATGAGATGCAGGCACTTAATTCAGTTGAGCCCAGTTGGGAACAGTTTCTTGAACAGACCATGTTGAATGAAGACGGTGAGGCAATGGATTCTACTTTAGAAGGTCCTGCACAGGAAAACAAAGTGAAACCATCGGACGGTGAATGGTCAAAGGCTCAGATGCGAAGTCTTACTGAACAGATGGATCATCTGTCTTCGAACAGCAAAAAAGCCTGA
- the LOC108210063 gene encoding heat shock factor protein HSF8 isoform X1, producing the protein MATPNTPATGGSSSPAIPTPLPPANAPPPFLVKTYEMVENPAIDKIVSWSQSNNSFIVWDPPEFGRDVLPKYFKHNNFSSFVRQLNTYGFRKVDPDRWEFANEGFLRGQKHLLRTIVRRKPTHGQSQQPQPPHGQSSSVGACVEVGTFGIEEEVERLKRDKNVLMQELVRLRQQQQTTDNQLQAMVKRLHGMEQRQQQMMSFLAKAVNSPGFLSQFVQQQNESTKRLTEGNKKRRIKPDDGQIVKYQPNVIEAAKALLSQIAKSEVTPRLETFDCSSNSVIPSDMSSALTALDHGSSPTHSSGGTLSKLPPISAHSYVSSDSGVIPSGPSTSISDIKPVTSDALITAQLPDVSSLIGAHELPSVSLPSNDINILDISKFEEMISGSTASNPTGSNGAFLDPASLDADQTMPLDLDALSPDLGIDWDSSYFDEMQALNSVEPSWEQFLEQTMLNEDGEAMDSTLEGPAQENKVKPSDGEWSKAQMRSLTEQMDHLSSNSKKA; encoded by the exons ATGGCGACTCCCAACACTCCGGCGACCGGAGGATCCTCTTCTCCGGCGATACCTACACCGTTACCGCCGGCGAACGCGCCGCCGCCGTTCCTCGTGAAGACGTACGAGATGGTTGAGAATCCGGCGATAGACAAGATAGTGTCGTGGAGCCAGAGCAACAATAGCTTCATCGTGTGGGATCCACCGGAGTTCGGTAGAGATGTTTTGCCCAAGTATTTTAAGCATAATAATTTCTCAAGCTTCGTGCGCCAGCTTAATACTTAT GGTTTTAGGAAGGTTGATCCAGACCGCTGGGAGTTTGCCAATGAAGGATTTTTAAGAGGCCAAAAGCATTTGCTTAGGACTATAGTCCGACGGAAACCAACTCATGGCCAAAGCCAGCAACCACAACCACCACATGGACAGAGCTCATCAGTAGGGGCATGTGTTGAAGTGGGAACATTTGGCATTGAGGAAGAGGTTGAAAGGCTAAAAAGGGACAAGAACGTCCTTATGCAAGAGCTTGTCCGGCTGAGACAGCAACAGCAGACCACTGACAATCAATTACAAGCAATGGTGAAGCGCCTTCATGGGATGGAGCAAAGGCAACAGCAGATGATGTCGTTCCTGGCAAAGGCCGTGAATAGCCCTGGCTTTTTGTCACAATTTGTGCAGCAGCAAAATGAGAGCACCAAGCGCTTAACGGAAGGCAACAAGAAACGGAGAATTAAGCCTGATGATGGGCAGATTGTCAAGTACCAGCCTAATGTGATTGAAGCTGCAAAAGCATTGCTCAGTCAGATAGCAAAATCAGAGGTAACTCCTAGGCTGGAGACCTTTGACTGTAGCTCAAATAGTGTTATCCCTAGTGATATGTCTTCAGCATTGACTGCATTAGACCATGGAAGTTCTCCAACTCATAGCTCAGGAGGGACTCTTTCCAAATTGCCACCAATTTCTGCTCATTCCTACGTCTCATCGGATTCGGGGGTTATTCCTAGTGGTCCTTCAACCTCCATTTCTGATATAAAGCCAGTAACTTCGGATGCGCTTATCACCGCACAACTTCCTGATGTCAGCTCACTAATTGGAGCACATGAGTTACCGTCTGTGAGTCTTCCTTCCAATGACATCAATATCCTGGATATCTCCAAGTTTGAAGAAATGATTTCAGGAAGCACTGCCAGTAATCCTACTGGTAGTAATGGTGCATTTCTAGATCCAGCATCATTGGATGCAGATCAAACCATGCCCCTTGACCTTGATGCTCTCTCTCCTGATCTAGGTATCGACTGGGATAGCTCTTACTTTGATGAGATGCAGGCACTTAATTCAGTTGAGCCCAGTTGGGAACAGTTTCTTGAACAGACCATGTTGAATGAAGACGGTGAGGCAATGGATTCTACTTTAGAAGGTCCTGCACAGGAAAACAAAGTGAAACCATCGGACGGTGAATGGTCAAAGGCTCAGATGCGAAGTCTTACTGAACAGATGGATCATCTGTCTTCGAACAGCAAAAAAGCCTGA
- the LOC108206770 gene encoding uncharacterized protein LOC108206770 isoform X1 — MHRQSLGSPNSKLHTNGVLIAPNDIIELTADDLKTKHQLSSQLVAGDDDEELRKSQKPQKSPEKLIHIIPMLIIFCFLILYLTSHDPSQGVNNLKGFKRNSKPVEISSEIDDLRGVSAIEKSGVLAVRSLQEEEIYEMKRSRINRKLGDFYCLILKDEFVEEAERVEKRRISLDVALMIGVQLCTIRPLLPPRLPAVN; from the exons ATGCACCGACAATCGCTAGGCTCACCAAACTCAAAGCTCCACACTAATGGAGTCCTCATCGCACCTAATGATATAATCGAACTCACCGCAGATGACCTCAAAACAAAGCACCAGCTATCTTCTCAGCTCGTCGCCGGTGACGACGACGAAGAGCTCCGCAAGTCACAGAAGCCACAGAAATCACCTGAAAAGCTTATCCATATCATCCCGATGCTCATCATCTTCTGCTTCCTCATCCTCTATCTTACTTCTCACGATCCTTCTCAAG GTGTTAATAATTTGAAAGGCTTCAAACGGAATTCAAAGCCCGTAG AAATATCGTCGGAGATTGATGATTTGAGAGGAGTGTCGGCGATTGAGAAAAGCGGCGTTTTGGCGGTTCGGAGCTTGCAGGAGGAGGAGATTTATGAGATGAAACGCAGCCGAATTAATCGGAAACTCGGTGATTTCTA TTGTTTAATTTTAAAGGATGAATTTGTAGAAGAGGCCGAGAGGGTGGAGAAGCGCCGGATTTCATTAGATGTGGCATTGATGATTGGAGTCCAGCTGTGTACTATCCGACCGTTACTGCCACCCAGACTGCCAGCTGTAAATTAG
- the LOC108206935 gene encoding protein SAMBA — protein MSNSSLSTSPARSSISTTAIVGANGPAMPSDDFHFPADLISFQDRKDEALLVLKADLMSALAKEVKSLDEDNWMFEGPRSRINHISKPGGFLSKRTESLKISLAVKKL, from the exons ATGAGTAACTCATCATTATCAACCTCGCCGGCGCGTTCATCAATCTCTACGACGGCGATCGTCGGAGCAAATGGTCCGGCGATGCCCTCCGATGATTTTCACTTTCCGGCTGATCTCATCTCCTTTCAGGATCGCAAAGACGAGGCTCTTCTTG TTCTGAAGGCTGACCTGATGTCGGCACTTGCAAAAGAGGTGAAATCCTTAGATGAAGATAATTGGATGTTTGAAGGACCTCGATCTCGTATTAACCATATATCAAAGCCAG GTGGTTTTCTCAGCAAGCGTACAGAAAGTTTGAAGATTAGCTTGGcagttaaaaaattatga
- the LOC108207831 gene encoding mitogen-activated protein kinase kinase 10, with amino-acid sequence MIRQRRHQRALSLSLPAPLPSCEFLHHNNLSSSSSSPLSSTSSTNSFTVDNVLDLEKVAVLGHGHGGTVYKVRHKHSANVYALKVLRFDEGEMKIQQEAAVREAEILKRVDSSFIVKCYGVFDNEVLDTDNGGDLCFVMEYMESGSLLDILNICHTLPEKVISVVGRRVLEGLHYLHGMQIVHRDIKPSNLLINSKGEIKIADFGVSIVAKTNEEHEWCVGTCAYMSPERFDSERWNGGDCDGFAGDIWSVGVVLLECFVGRYPLIDPGQKLDWATLMCNICFAEKMVLPDKASPEFRNFVWRCLEKDWRARGTVEELLDHPFVTTCCSASVEGLLGNASETSTQKSEPSLAKWPD; translated from the exons ATGATTAGGCAGAGGAGACACCAACGAGCCTTGAGCCTTTCTTTACCTGCTCCACTGCCCTCATGTGAATTTCTACACCATAATAATCTTTCGTCTTCGTCTTCATCGCCATTATCATCAACAAGTTCGACGAATTCTTTTACTGTTGATAATGTTTTGGACCTTGAGAAGGTAGCGGTTCTTGGTCATGGTCATGGAGGCACTGTTTATAAAGTCCGACACAAGCATTCTGCTAATGTTTATGCGTTGAAAGTGCTGAGATTTGATGAAGGTGAGATGAAGATACAACAGGAGGCTGCAGTACGAGAGGCGGAGATTCTTAAACGGGTGGACTCAAGTTTTATTGTCAAGTGTTACGGTGTGTTTGATAATGAGGTTCTTGATACAGATAATGGTGGTGATCTTTGTTTTGTTATGGAGTATATGGAATCTGGATCTTTGCTAGATATCTTAAACATTTGCCACACTTTACCCGAAAAG GTGATTTCTGTGGTGGGAAGAAGAGTTTTGGAAGGATTGCATTACTTGCACGGAATGCAGATAGTGCATAGAGACATCAAGCCGTCGAATTTACTGATCAACAGCAAAGGGGAGATAAAGATTGCTGATTTTGGCGTGAGCATAGTGGCAAAGACGAATGAAGAGCATGAATGGTGTGTTGGAACATGTGCTTACATGAGCCCGGAGAGGTTTGATTCAGAGAGGTGGAATGGTGGAGACTGTGATGGATTTGCTGGCGACATTTGGTCCGTTGGAGTGGTACTGTTGGAATGTTTTGTAGGGCGTTATCCATTAATTGATCCGGGACAGAAGTTAGATTGGGCGACACTAATGTGTAACATATGCTTCGCGGAGAAGATGGTGCTGCCTGATAAGGCGTCGCCTGAGTTCCGTAATTTTGTTTGGAGGTGTTTAGAGAAGGATTGGAGGGCGAGAGGTACAGTGGAAGAGCTTCTTGATCACCCATTTGTAACTACATGTTGCAGTGCTTCAGTAGAAGGGCTACTTGGGAATGCTTCCGAGACTTCAACTCAGAAGTCAGAACCCTCGTTGGCTAAGTGGCCTGACtga
- the LOC108205837 gene encoding syntaxin-22, translated as MSFQDLEAGRSVGFRRGGVANGKQDPTQAVASGIFQINTAVSTFQRLVNTLGTPKDTPELREKLHKTRLHIGQLVKDTSAKLKQASETDHHAEVSASKKITDAKLAKDFQAVLKEFQKAQRLAAERETAYSPFVPQTVPPSSYAESERDERSEKHPEQRALLVESRRQEVLLLDNEISFNEAIIDERDQGIQEIQNQIGEVNEIFKDLAVLVHEQGAMIDDIGSHVENAHAATAQGKSQLVKASKTQKSNSSLTCLLLVIFAIVLLIVIILLAA; from the exons ATGAGCTTTCAAGATCTGGAAGCGGGTCGATCGGTCGGGTTTAGACGTGGCGGCGTCGCAAATGGCAAACAAGACCCGACCCAAGCCGTTGCTTCGGGTATTTTCCAGATAAATACTGCTGTTTCCACCTTTCAGAGACTTGTTAATACTCTTGGTACGCCTAAGGATACGCCTGAGCTTCGTGAAAAGCT GCACAAGACGAGACTACATATTGGACAGTTAGTAAAAGATACTTCAGCGAAACTCAAACAAGCCAGCGAAACTGATCATCACGCAGAAGTCAGT GCCAGCAAGAAGATTACGGACGCCAAATTGGCGAAGGATTTTCAAGCAGTTTTGAAAGAGTTTCAGAAGGCGCAGCGGCTTGCTGCTGAGAGGGAGACAGCATACAGTCCTTTCGTTCCCCAGACAGTTCCTCCATCTAG CTACGCAGAAAGTGAAAGAGATGAACGTTCAGAAAAACATCCAGAACAACGTGCTCTTCTTGTTGAATCTAGAAG GCAGGAGGTTTTGTTGTTGGATAATGAGATTTCCTTCAACGAGGCTATAATTGATGAACGGGACCAGGGAATTCAAGAAATCCAGAATCAGATTGGAGAAGTAAATGAGATATTTAAAGATCTTGCTGTTCTGGTTCATGAGCAAGGAGCTATGATTG ATGATATTGGATCCCATGTCGAGAATGCACATGCAGCAACTGCTCAGGGAAAATCCCAACTTGTCAAAGCATCAAAGACCCAGAAATCAAACTCATCTCTg ACATGCTTGCTCTTGGTGATCTTCGCGATTGTGCTTCTCATTGTCATCATACTACTTGCAGCCTAA
- the LOC108205824 gene encoding binding partner of ACD11 1 isoform X2 — protein MALRFSLRLLVLLYSIFSLALHASTAVAHNDPIIQTMEQFSGYPPIQDPPVANSEETQQNQIRIVQVSNLSLWASTRSITLFFSSCGEVESVEMQSLSEQSQIAFVTFKHSLGADCAIMLSGTKLLDLTVIITLAPSREIQNTASFPHLATEDRAATYGADSYLTKTKNVFSSMVEKGYVLGKAVAVGTSDKVQQVDQNLQVSQKVKSAVAKSAVFGSEYVSIGASWVTVTFDSIAKAAAEVSQHAKEKVAIAEEEQRRKRTAEEDQGRKTM, from the exons ATGGCTTTGAGATTCTCTCTCAGGCTCCTTGTACTTCTGTATTCCATCTTCAGTTTGGCCCTGCATGCAAGCACAGCCGTAGCTCACAATGATCCAATAATCCAGACTATGGAGCAGTTCTCTGGGTATCCACCGATTCAAGACCCGCCTGTTGCAAACTCAGAAGAAACTCAACAAAACCAG ATCAGAATTGTTCAAGTCAGTAATCTTTCCTTATGGGCCTCAACAAGATCCATCACATTGTTCTTTTCCTCTTGTGGTGAAGTTGAGTCTGTGGAGATGCAAAG TCTGTCTGAGCAGTCTCAGATAGCTTTCGTGACCTTTAAACACTCACTTGGAGCAGACTGTGCCATTATGCTTTCG GGCACAAAGCTACTTGACCTGACTGTAATTATCACTCTGGCTCCCAGTCGGGAGATTCAGAACACTGCTTCATTTCCACATCTG GCCACAGAAGACAGAGCTGCAACATATGGAGCTGACTCTTATCTCACCAAAACCAAAAATGTATTTAGTAGCATGGTTGAAAAGGGTTATGTTCTAGGTAAAGCAGTAGCTGTTGGAACTTCTGACAAAGTTCAACAAGTGGATCAAAACCTTCAAGTCTCCCAGAAAGTTAAATCAGCAGTTGCCAAATCTGCTGTATTTGGTAGCGAGTATGTATCCATAGGGGCTTCATGGGTGACGGTCACATTTGATTCAATTGCCAAGGCTGCTGCAGAGGTTAGCCAACATGCTAAGGAGAAGGTGGCAATTGCGGAAGAGGAACAGAGAAGAAAAAGGACTGCTGAAGAGGATCAGGGAAGGAAAACTATGTAG
- the LOC108206770 gene encoding uncharacterized protein LOC108206770 isoform X3, which translates to MHRQSLGSPNSKLHTNGVLIAPNDIIELTADDLKTKHQLSSQLVAGDDDEELRKSQKPQKSPEKLIHIIPMLIIFCFLILYLTSHDPSQGVNNLKGFKRNSKPVEISSEIDDLRGVSAIEKSGVLAVRSLQEEEIYEMKRSRINRKLGDF; encoded by the exons ATGCACCGACAATCGCTAGGCTCACCAAACTCAAAGCTCCACACTAATGGAGTCCTCATCGCACCTAATGATATAATCGAACTCACCGCAGATGACCTCAAAACAAAGCACCAGCTATCTTCTCAGCTCGTCGCCGGTGACGACGACGAAGAGCTCCGCAAGTCACAGAAGCCACAGAAATCACCTGAAAAGCTTATCCATATCATCCCGATGCTCATCATCTTCTGCTTCCTCATCCTCTATCTTACTTCTCACGATCCTTCTCAAG GTGTTAATAATTTGAAAGGCTTCAAACGGAATTCAAAGCCCGTAG AAATATCGTCGGAGATTGATGATTTGAGAGGAGTGTCGGCGATTGAGAAAAGCGGCGTTTTGGCGGTTCGGAGCTTGCAGGAGGAGGAGATTTATGAGATGAAACGCAGCCGAATTAATCGGAAACTCGGTGATTTCTA A
- the LOC108205822 gene encoding binding partner of ACD11 1, with translation MSIKTVKVSNVSLGATLQDVQEFFSFSGDIFYVEMQSHDERSQIAFVTFKDAEGAETAVLLSGATIVDSTVTVALDPDYKPPAAAFVPPPVTQNITPKSGGSAMNKAEDVVTSMLAKGFVLGKDALGKAKAIDEKHKLTSTASSKVSSLDKKIGFTEKISVGTSIVTDKVKEVDQKLQVSDKAKSAFSVAEQKVSSAGSAVMKNRYVLTGATWVTGAFNKVAKAAGEVGQHTKEKVSMAEDEKRKKMVDEYAEVLSESPKASEASEHKPSKPAPAEGLIL, from the exons ATGTCG ATTAAAACTGTCAAAGTCAGCAATGTTTCTTTGGGAGCCACTCTGCAGGACGTTCAAGAGTTCTTTTCTTTCTCTGGTGATATCTTTTATGTTGAGATGCAAAG TCACGATGAGCGGTCTCAGATAGCTTTTGTTACCTTTAAGGATGCAGAAGGTGCAGAAACTGCAGTTCTACTTTCG GGAGCAACAATTGTTGATTCAACTGTTACTGTAGCTTTGGATCCAGACTACAAGCCTCCGGCCGCTGCTTTTGTTCCTCCTCct GTCACACAAAATATAACTCCAAAAAGTGGTGGATCTGCTATGAACAAGGCAGAGGATGTTGTTACTAGCATGCTTGCAAAGGGATTTGTCTTAGGTAAAGACGCTCTTGGCAAAGCAAAAGCTATAGATGAGAAACACAAGTTGACTTCCACAGCATCGTCTAAAGTTTCCTCTTTAGACAAGAAAATTGGTTTCACTGAGAAGATTAGTGTTGGCACATCTATTGTGACTGATAAGGTCAAGGAAGTGGATCAGAAACTTCAAGTTTCTGACAAAGCAAAGTCAGCATTTTCTGTTGCTGAGCAGAAAGTCAGTAGTGCTGGTTCTGCTGTAATGAAGAATCGTTATGTGTTAACTGGAGCAACATGGGTAACAGGTGCCTTCAACAAAGTTGCCAAGGCAGCTGGAGAAGTTGGGCAACATACTAAAGAGAAAGTGAGCATGGCtgaagatgaaaagagaaagaaaatggTAGATGAGTATGCTGAAGTTCTATCAGAGTCCCCAAAAGCTTCTGAAGCAAGCGAGCACAAGCCTTCTAAGCCTGCACCAGCAGAGGGCCTgatcctctga